From the Patescibacteria group bacterium genome, the window GGCTTTTACAATCATTGATGTCTTGGCCATATCTATTTACCTTCCTTTTTGAATGGGAAACCGAGGCGAACAAGTAATTGCTTCGAGTCTTCCTTGGATTTGCTTCTAATCTTAATGTTTATCTCAAGACCGAAGTTAACAGTTGCTTCTTCAAATTTGATCTCTGGGAAAATAGAATAGTCTCTGAGCCCTATGCTATAATTTCCCTTTTCATCAAAACTTGTGTTTGAAAGACCACGGAAGTCGCGAACACGAGGTAGGGCTACATTAACCAAACGGTTGATGAAATCGTACATTCGTGTACCGCGAAGGGTAACTGTAAGGCCAATTGGCTGACCAATTCTAAGCTTGAAAGCAGAAACCGCTTTCTTGGAGAGGTTAAGCTTGACTTTCTGACCAGTGATTCGAGTAAGCTCAGTGCTGATCTGCTCAACGATTTTCTTGTCTTCCTTAAAATCACCGATTCCAGAAGAGACAACGATCTTTTCGATCTGTGGTGACTCAAAATCGTTCTTGTACCCAAGCTCTTTTTTCAGCTCAAGCTTGATTCGATTGGTATATTGTTCGCTTAATCTTTCCATTATTTTCCACTTCCTTCTAGGCTACCACCACATTTTTTACAAATTCGAAGCTTTCCGTTCTCACTTATTTTGTAAGAGATTTTGGTTGGCTTGCCACATGATGGGCAGATGATCATGACATTGGATGAATTGATCTTCTGGTTGATATCGATGATACCACCCTGTGGATTTTTGCGGCTTGGCTTAACATGCTTCTTAGCGATTGCAATCCCTTTGACCACGATTCTGGCATCCTGAACGAAGACACGCTCAACCAAACCGGTCTTGCCTTTGTCCTTGCCTGTGATCACCATTACATTGTCGCTTTTCTTAATCTTCATAATATTTTCTTAACTTTATACTTTTATTAAAGAACCTCTGGGGCTAGTGAAATAATTTTCATATAACCGTTTCTGATCTCGCGTGGGATTGGTCCGAAGATACGTGTGCCACGTGGTTCTTTGTTGGCATCAATAATGACTGCAGCGTTTTCGTCGAAACTAATATATGAACCGTCTTCACGAGCAAAATGTTTGGCTTGTCGGACGATTACCGCTTTCACAACTTCCTTCTTCTTGACTGTTCCTCTTGGAATAGCGTCTTTGACTGAAGCTGAGATGATATCGCCAATCTCGCCACCGCATCTCTTGGCACGTCCAAGAACAGTGATGCATTCAATTTCTTTTGCACCCGTATTATCGGCAACTTTTAATCTTGTTCCTGGCTGAATCATTATTTAACTTTCTTTGTAACCTTAAATTTTTTGTCTCGGCTCATAGGAGCAATTTCGACAAATTCAACAACATCGCCAACTTTGAACTGGTTTTCTTGATCATCCGCTTTGAATTTGTTACTGACAGCGTATTTTTTCAAGTAAAGTCTGTGAGCGACGGTGCGATCAACTCTGATCACAACAGTCTTATCCATTTTATCGGATACTACTGTGCCTATTCTTGTTTTGTTTACTTTATTTTCCATAATTACTCGCTCTGAAATTCGTTAATTATCGTCATAATTCTGGCAACTTTTGCTTTGTTTTTTCCCAAAAGCGAATAATTATCAAGCTTATCAACCTTAACCTTGAGCATGTTGTTGGTATATTCTTTGGTGGCTGAAGCAAGCTCCTTCAAAAGGGCTTCTTTGTCTAGCGCGCGCAAATTTTTCATTTCTTCAGTTGATTTCATAATTCTATCTTTATTCTTCGTCTTTGCTGACAAACTTACTTTTCATAGGAATTTTGTGAATAGCCAATCTCATAGCTTCTTTGGCAGTAGCGTGATCGACACCGTCCATCTCAAACATCATTCGGCCCGGCTTGATAACTGCGGCAAAGTGATCGACTGCACCTTTACCCGAACCCATTGGAGTTTCAGGTGAAGTAGAAGTGATTGGCTTGTCAGGGAAGATCCGGATCCAGATTTGTCCACCCTTTTTGATGTATCTTGTCATAGCTCGGCGAGCAGCTTCAATCGATCGAGCTGAAATCCAGCCAGCTGCTTCTGCCTTGATACCATATTTGCCAAAAGCAAAATCGTTACCACGAGTAGCCAAACCGCCGCGTTTGCCGCGCTGTTGCTTTCTGTATTTCATTTTCTTTGGCATCAACATAATATTTTCCTAAAACAAAATCTAAATAAACTTATTTGGTCAAATCTTCGAGCGTTAATAGCCTCTCACCCTTGTAAACCCAAACCTTGATACCGATAATTCCGAAGGTTGTCAGGGCTGTTGTATATTTGTAATCGATATCACTCTTGAATGTGCCAAGTGGTACTGTGCCAAAAGCAACTTTTTCGCTTCTCGCAATGTCAGCACCGTTCAAACGTCCAGAAACCTGAACTTTGATACCCATGATTCCGGCTGCTTTGGCTTTTTCTACAGCCTGTCTCATCGCTCGGCGGAAGGCGATACGTTTCTCGATCTGCGCAGCGATGTTGGCTGCAATAATCGAAGCATCGCCGTCTGGCTTTTTCACTTCAATAATATTGATCTGAAGTTTTTCTTTGATCCAGGTAGTGAGGAATTTCTTCAAGTCCTCTGTCCCCTGTCCACCGCGACCGATGATTACGCCAGGACGTCCGGAATAAATATCGAGGGTCACTTTGTTGGAATCACGGCTAATCAAGATTTTTGAAACTGAAGCGTCTTTGAGCTTCTTGGCCAATGCGCGTTTCACCATAAGGTCAGCAATCAGGCTTTCAGCATAATTTGTTCTGCCAAACCAGCGAGAACTCCAAGTCTGGTTGATTTTCAAACGGATTGATTTTGGGTTTACTTTCTGTCCCATTATTTCACTTCCTCTGATTTAGTTTTCTCGGCTTTTGGAGCCCCAACGGGGCCCCCTTTGGAGGCTGGTTCAACGTCTACTTTTTTGTCCTCTACACCTTCGACTGTCAAAACTAGATGGGCCATTCTCTTGGTGATTCGGCGTGCCTGTCCCTTGGACCATGGCATGATTCTCTTCAGTCTTGGACCTTCTTCACACACGAAGCGTGAAATTACAACTTTGTCAGCCTCGAGATAATTCTCTTTGGCAGCCGCAATTGCTGATTTTACAAGGCTGTGAGCGAAATATGCACCTTTTCGGTTGATAAACTTCAAAGATATCAAAGCGTCGCTCAAAGTCTGGCTAGAAAGTCCATGCAAAATAGGTCGCATCTTGCGTGGTGAAATTCCGATATATTTATTTTTGACTGTAATTTCCATTTTTTTGCTTTATGCTTTCGCAGTTATAACTATTTTGCTGATTTGGCCTGTTCTTTGGCCATCTTGCCACCGTGTCCACGGAATTTTCTTGTTGGAGAAAACTCACCCAATTTGTGTCCGACCATTTCCTCAACAATAAAGACTGGAATGTGCTCTTTGCCATTGTGGACTGCGAAACTGAATCCTACCATTTCTGGGATGATTGTAGCGCATCTTGACCATGTCTTGATTGGTTTTTTGTCGCCAGTTGCTTCAGCTTTCTTGACCTTTGCAAGGAGCCGCTCATCAACGTATGGACCTTTTTTGAGTGATCGTGACATATTTTCCTTATTTCTTCCGTCTAGCGATAATTAATTTCTGGCTTGATTTCTTCTTGTTTCGTGTTCTCTTACCAAGCGCAGGCGCACCCCATGGAGTTTTTGGATATTTCATACCGATTGGAGAGTGACCCTCACCACCACCATGTGGATGGTCGACAGGGTTCTTTTCTTTACCCAAAACAGTTGGTCTGATACCCATGTGACGGCTTCGGCCGGCTTTACCGATATTGACCTTGTTGTGGTCGATATTGGAGACAACTCCGATTGAAGCGTAACACTCGGCTAATACCTTGCGAGTTTCCAAGGAAGGCATCCGGATGATAGCATAAATGCCATCAACACCAAGCAGGGTTGCAAAATTACCAGCACTTCTGGCCATCTGTCCACCTTTGCCTGGAGTCAATTCGATATTGTGAATTTGTGTTGAAGCAGGAATATTTTTGAGCTTCATACGATTACCCATTTTGGCAGGAGCGATCTCGTCAACGCTGACAATCTGTCCAGCTTCCATACCGTCTGGGGCCAAAATATATGATTTTGAATTGTCAGGGTATTCTACCAAAGCGATATTGGCAGATCTGTTTGGGTCATACTGAATGCTAGTCACAGTAGCTTTTTCGCCGATTCTGCTAGTCATATCCAAGTCAACCATACGATATTTTCTCTTGGCTCCGCCGCCCTTGTGCATCACTACAAGCTCACCCTTGTTATCACGGCCAGAGCCGCGTTTGATACCAAAAGTCAGAGACTTCAAAGGTTTAACTTTGTCGACCTGAAAGTCGAGGTATGACATTCCTCTTCGGCCGTTGGTTGTAGGTTTTACTTTTATGATTGGCATAATATTCTAAATAAACGGATGGCTGATTTTACTGATAACAGATTTTTTGTATTATCTGCTTATCTGTTGAATCGGTTATCCTTTTCTGTTACTTTTTCTTTTCTCTTACTTTGACAGTTGTATCCTTGTCCTCTTTGACTGCCTTTTCTTTTGTCTTTGGGCCTTCATTTTTGGACTTGTCTTTGCCCTTGTCCTCAGTCTCAACTTCGAAAAGATCAATCTTGTCGCCCTTTTTGAGGGTCAAAATTGCTTTTCTAACATCTGAGCGTCTGCCAAATCCTTTTTTGCCCTTTTTGATCTTGCCTGGGATATTGATGGTATTGATCGAAAGAACAGTAACATTGAAAAGATCCTGAACAGCTGCTCGGACTTCATCCTTGCTGGAGCTATCGTCAATAATGAAGGTAAACTTGTTTTCAGATACCTTGGCGAAGCTTTTCTCGGAAACTAATGGTTTTTTAAGAATGTTTTTCATTTATTTGGTGTATAAAGTCTCGAATTCTTTGAGGCAAGCCTCAGAAACGATAACCTTGCTTGATGACATGATGCTGACAATATCGAGCTTGCCTGGCATTGAAAGCTTGACGCCTGCAATGTTGCGGAATGACTGTGCGGCGAACTCATCTTCAGAGCTTATAATAACAGAAATTTTACCGAAAGCCTTAACATTGTCCAAGATCTTAGAAGCATCCTGTGTTTTTGGGGCTTTAAGCTTCAAGGAATCGATAACGATCCCCTTCTCTTCTGTCAAAGCTTGACCAAGAATTGCTACAATTGCTTTTCTCTTCAGGCTTTTGTTGATTCTGGTGGTATAATTTCTCTCGTTTGTCGGGCCGAATGCAACACCACCACCAACAAAGTGTGGAGCGCGGCGTGAACCCTGACGAGCATTACCAGTACCCTTTTGTTTGTATGGCTTCTTGCCAGTACCAGAAACTTCGCTTCTGTCTTTGCTATTTGAGATAGCATCGCGCATTGAATTGCGAAGATAATCAAGATACAAAGCCAAAGCACTGTCGCTTATTTTTGCCTCGAAAATGGGGCTAAGCGCCAAATCTTTAACTTTCTCACCGGATTGATTTAAGACTGATATTTTCATAATAATTATTTCGAATAAATCCTCAAGATTGCGCCATTGTTTCCTGGAATTGCGCCAGAGATCAGAATTGTCTCTTTGTCGATGTCGACAACTTTGAGATTTTGAACAGTGATGACAGTAGCGCCCATATGGCCGGCCATGCGGCGACCCTTGACCACACGCTGTGGTTGCTGAGCACCGATTGAGCCTGGCTCTCTCACATTGTTACCACCGTGAGATTCAGGACCACGTTTGAAGCCATGTCTCTTGATCGTACCAGCAAAACCCTTGCCCTTGGTCACACCCTGTACGGCAACTGATTCGCCAGCGACGAGATCCACTTCGAGATTTTGACCAACTTTGTATTGATCAGCATTTTCGATGCGGAACTCAGTAATTTTGAGGTCAACTTCTTTCTTGCCCTTCTCTTTGACAGATTTGATTTGAATAGCAGAATATCCGTCCTTATCGGCGGTTTTGATAGCAGAAACGCTAGATGGAAGGATCTTTACAACAGTGACGGCAATATTCTTGCCCTCAGCGTCGAAGACTCTCGTCATATTCACTTTTTGACCTAGCATGAACTTCATAAGTTGCAGAACCATACGAATAGCGAATTTCACTAATTACGAATGGCAAATAATTTAATACCTTACCGCTGGATATAATTGTTTACATCCAATGGAGGATATCCCGGTATAAGGAACCGGGATCTGTAGGGGGTGAGCTCACGTGAGCTCTGGTAAATGCGCCGTTGGCGCGGAATCGACTGCCCGACGGCTGAGCTGATAAGAGCTCTGCGTATGAGTCAGGCAGTGGCTACCACTATATTTCCGGGCATCACTCCGGGTCGCAGCCGTGGTAGCTGTTCTGGCTCCCGAGACAGGACTTGAACCTGCGACCAGTGGCCTATAAACCACTTGCTCTACCAACTGAGCTACTCGGAAAAACCAATGAAACTGGAGCCTCCTGCAGGGGTTGAACCTGCGACCTCTGTCTTAAATAGACAAGTGCTCTGGCCGACTGAGCTAAGGAGGCTTCGCTTTCGCGAAATGTAAAGTACAATCTAAGAGTAGAACAATGCCATATTTGGCAGTTACCAAGCGGAGGTACCGTGCAAAGGTTATGTTCCGCTACTTTGGTTGAATATGCCGTTGTTCTACTCAGTTGAGTATACTTATCCGATATTTGGTTGTGAAATACGTGATTTACTCCAAAAAAGAATGTGGCCATAGATCTTAGCTGATTCCGCCAGCTGGCGGACAACTCGATATCTACGACTTGCTCATGGAGCTTTCAAATTATCTGATCTCAATATACCGAATTTGACTCGAAAAGTCAACTGCCTTCGGCAAGTTGAAAGTCCATCAAGTCGAAAGTCATAAAGCAACTATTTCTAGCACCTTATGACTTTATAGACTTTACGAACTTTATAACTTTTGACTAGTCGATCTAGATCGACTACATTTTGATTTCGATATCTACGCCGTGTGGAAGGTCCAAGCTCATAAGATTGTCGATCGTCTTTGGAGTTGGGTTAATAACATCGATCAATCTCTTGTGTGTGCGCATTTCGAACTGTTCGCGAGCATCCTTGTGAACATGAGGCGATTTCAAGACGGTAATCTTGCACTTCTCAGTTGGCAGTGGGATTGGACCAGCTACTGTGGCCCCGCTTCTGATCGCGGTTTCGATAATCTGCTCACACGATTTGTCGATAATTCGATGATCGTATGCCTTCAGGCGTATTCTGATTTTTTGTCGTACTGCTTGCTTCTCAGCCATGTTTTATTCTCTGTTTAAGCCGTTGTGACTTATGTAACTTATTTGACTATCTTTGTAACTACACCGGCACCAACAGTTCGGCCACCTTCGCGGATAGCGAATTTGAGACCTTCTACCATAGCGATTGGCTGGATCAAAGATGCTTTGACCTGAGCGTTGTCGCCTGGCATGATCATCTCGGCGTCAAAGGTGATTTCACCTGTAACATCGGTTGTGCGGATATAGAATTGTGGTTTGTAACCTTTGAAGAATGGAGTGTGTCGTCCGCCCTCTTCTTTGGTCAAAGCGTAGATTTCAGCTTCGAACTCAGTGTGAGGAGTGATGCTACCTGGTTTGGCCAAAACTTGACCGCGCTCGATATCTTCACGCTCAATACCACGAAGGAGAAGACCAACATTATCACCAGCTTGTCCCTGATCGAGCTGTTTCTTGAACATCTCTACCCCTGTAACAACTGTTTTGCTGGTTTTGCGGATACCAACGATCTCGACTTCCTCACCAACTTTGACGATACCCTGCTCAATACGACCAGTAGCAACTGTGCCACGACCCTTGATTGAGAAAACGTCTTCAACTGGCATAAGGAACGGTTTGTCGAGCTCACGTTTTGGCTCTGGAATCCACTCGTCGCAAGCCTTCATCAATTCGTCGATAGAAGGAGTCCACTTTGGATCGTCCTCACCAGCCTTGAGAGCTGAGCCACGAATGATTGGGGTATTGTCGCCATCATATTTGTATTTGGTAAGAAGTTCACGAACTTCCATCTCGACGAGATCCAAAAGCTCTGGATCGTCGACCATATCGCATTTGTTCAAGTAGACAACGATTGATGGAACGCCGATTTGATTTGCAAGCAAGATGTGCTCACGTGTCTGAGGCATAGGTCCGTCAGTAGCTGCAACTACAAGAATAGCACCGTCCATTTGAGCGGCACCAGTGATCATGTTTTTGACATAGTCAGCATGGCCAGGACAGTCTACGTGAGCGTAGTGTCTCTTCTCAGTTTCGTACTCCTGGTGAGAAGTAGCGATGGTAATACCACGCTCTCTCTCTTCTGGAGCATTGTCGATATCAGCAAACTTCTTCTCAGTAGCCATACCCTTTTTGGCTAAATTGTGAGTGATAGCTGCTGTTAAAGTTGTCTTACCGTGGTCAACGTGACCGATTGTGCCAATGTTTACATGTGGCTTAGTTCTTTTGAATGCTTCTGCTGCCATTGCAATCTCCTCTTAAATATTTATTTATTTGCCTAAAAACTATAACAAAAATGTGAACTTAATGCAAGAGTAATTGAAAT encodes:
- the rplW gene encoding 50S ribosomal protein L23, with amino-acid sequence MKNILKKPLVSEKSFAKVSENKFTFIIDDSSSKDEVRAAVQDLFNVTVLSINTINIPGKIKKGKKGFGRRSDVRKAILTLKKGDKIDLFEVETEDKGKDKSKNEGPKTKEKAVKEDKDTTVKVREKKK
- the rplE gene encoding 50S ribosomal protein L5 gives rise to the protein MERLSEQYTNRIKLELKKELGYKNDFESPQIEKIVVSSGIGDFKEDKKIVEQISTELTRITGQKVKLNLSKKAVSAFKLRIGQPIGLTVTLRGTRMYDFINRLVNVALPRVRDFRGLSNTSFDEKGNYSIGLRDYSIFPEIKFEEATVNFGLEINIKIRSKSKEDSKQLLVRLGFPFKKEGK
- the rpsS gene encoding 30S ribosomal protein S19, which encodes MSRSLKKGPYVDERLLAKVKKAEATGDKKPIKTWSRCATIIPEMVGFSFAVHNGKEHIPVFIVEEMVGHKLGEFSPTRKFRGHGGKMAKEQAKSAK
- the rplB gene encoding 50S ribosomal protein L2, translated to MPIIKVKPTTNGRRGMSYLDFQVDKVKPLKSLTFGIKRGSGRDNKGELVVMHKGGGAKRKYRMVDLDMTSRIGEKATVTSIQYDPNRSANIALVEYPDNSKSYILAPDGMEAGQIVSVDEIAPAKMGNRMKLKNIPASTQIHNIELTPGKGGQMARSAGNFATLLGVDGIYAIIRMPSLETRKVLAECYASIGVVSNIDHNKVNIGKAGRSRHMGIRPTVLGKEKNPVDHPHGGGEGHSPIGMKYPKTPWGAPALGKRTRNKKKSSQKLIIARRKK
- the rpsQ gene encoding 30S ribosomal protein S17; this translates as MENKVNKTRIGTVVSDKMDKTVVIRVDRTVAHRLYLKKYAVSNKFKADDQENQFKVGDVVEFVEIAPMSRDKKFKVTKKVK
- a CDS encoding uL22 family ribosomal protein, with the protein product MEITVKNKYIGISPRKMRPILHGLSSQTLSDALISLKFINRKGAYFAHSLVKSAIAAAKENYLEADKVVISRFVCEEGPRLKRIMPWSKGQARRITKRMAHLVLTVEGVEDKKVDVEPASKGGPVGAPKAEKTKSEEVK
- the rplC gene encoding 50S ribosomal protein L3, which gives rise to MLGQKVNMTRVFDAEGKNIAVTVVKILPSSVSAIKTADKDGYSAIQIKSVKEKGKKEVDLKITEFRIENADQYKVGQNLEVDLVAGESVAVQGVTKGKGFAGTIKRHGFKRGPESHGGNNVREPGSIGAQQPQRVVKGRRMAGHMGATVITVQNLKVVDIDKETILISGAIPGNNGAILRIYSK
- the rpmC gene encoding 50S ribosomal protein L29; its protein translation is MKSTEEMKNLRALDKEALLKELASATKEYTNNMLKVKVDKLDNYSLLGKNKAKVARIMTIINEFQSE
- the rplN gene encoding 50S ribosomal protein L14; the encoded protein is MIQPGTRLKVADNTGAKEIECITVLGRAKRCGGEIGDIISASVKDAIPRGTVKKKEVVKAVIVRQAKHFAREDGSYISFDENAAVIIDANKEPRGTRIFGPIPREIRNGYMKIISLAPEVL
- the tuf gene encoding elongation factor Tu; this encodes MAAEAFKRTKPHVNIGTIGHVDHGKTTLTAAITHNLAKKGMATEKKFADIDNAPEERERGITIATSHQEYETEKRHYAHVDCPGHADYVKNMITGAAQMDGAILVVAATDGPMPQTREHILLANQIGVPSIVVYLNKCDMVDDPELLDLVEMEVRELLTKYKYDGDNTPIIRGSALKAGEDDPKWTPSIDELMKACDEWIPEPKRELDKPFLMPVEDVFSIKGRGTVATGRIEQGIVKVGEEVEIVGIRKTSKTVVTGVEMFKKQLDQGQAGDNVGLLLRGIEREDIERGQVLAKPGSITPHTEFEAEIYALTKEEGGRHTPFFKGYKPQFYIRTTDVTGEITFDAEMIMPGDNAQVKASLIQPIAMVEGLKFAIREGGRTVGAGVVTKIVK
- the rplX gene encoding 50S ribosomal protein L24, which translates into the protein MKIKKSDNVMVITGKDKGKTGLVERVFVQDARIVVKGIAIAKKHVKPSRKNPQGGIIDINQKINSSNVMIICPSCGKPTKISYKISENGKLRICKKCGGSLEGSGK
- the rplD gene encoding 50S ribosomal protein L4, translated to MKISVLNQSGEKVKDLALSPIFEAKISDSALALYLDYLRNSMRDAISNSKDRSEVSGTGKKPYKQKGTGNARQGSRRAPHFVGGGVAFGPTNERNYTTRINKSLKRKAIVAILGQALTEEKGIVIDSLKLKAPKTQDASKILDNVKAFGKISVIISSEDEFAAQSFRNIAGVKLSMPGKLDIVSIMSSSKVIVSEACLKEFETLYTK
- the rplP gene encoding 50S ribosomal protein L16: MLMPKKMKYRKQQRGKRGGLATRGNDFAFGKYGIKAEAAGWISARSIEAARRAMTRYIKKGGQIWIRIFPDKPITSTSPETPMGSGKGAVDHFAAVIKPGRMMFEMDGVDHATAKEAMRLAIHKIPMKSKFVSKDEE
- the rpsC gene encoding 30S ribosomal protein S3 encodes the protein MGQKVNPKSIRLKINQTWSSRWFGRTNYAESLIADLMVKRALAKKLKDASVSKILISRDSNKVTLDIYSGRPGVIIGRGGQGTEDLKKFLTTWIKEKLQINIIEVKKPDGDASIIAANIAAQIEKRIAFRRAMRQAVEKAKAAGIMGIKVQVSGRLNGADIARSEKVAFGTVPLGTFKSDIDYKYTTALTTFGIIGIKVWVYKGERLLTLEDLTK
- the rpsJ gene encoding 30S ribosomal protein S10, with translation MAEKQAVRQKIRIRLKAYDHRIIDKSCEQIIETAIRSGATVAGPIPLPTEKCKITVLKSPHVHKDAREQFEMRTHKRLIDVINPTPKTIDNLMSLDLPHGVDIEIKM